A window of Pseudomonas mucidolens contains these coding sequences:
- a CDS encoding serine/threonine protein kinase produces the protein MLRSLRCVALLGGLFLSASALAVDVDPASYGYPLTNPFEATIATTPPDLRPDLPSVDDINQSDYDLTMRPERAFSLPDNFWSVKKLTYRIAKQDRAAPLIFLIAGTGARFDSSINEYLKKLYYKAGYHVVQLSSPTSFDFISAASRFATPGITQEDAEDMYRVMQAVRAQNPTLPVTDFYLTGYSLGALDAAFVSKLDETRRSFNFKKVLLLNPPVNLYTSITNLDKLVQTEVKGINNSTTFYELVLNKLTRYFQEKGHIDLNDALLYDFQSSKQHLSNEQMAMLIGTSFRFSAADIAFTSDLINRRGLIIPPKYPITEGTSLTPFLKRALQCDFDCYLTEQVIPMWRARTDGGSLLQLIDQVSLYALKDYLHDSPKIAVMHNADDVILGPGDLGFLRKTFGDRLTVYPFGGHCGNLNYRVNADAMLEFFRG, from the coding sequence ATGCTCCGTTCCTTGCGCTGTGTTGCCCTCCTGGGCGGCCTTTTTCTGAGTGCGTCAGCACTGGCAGTCGACGTCGACCCGGCCAGCTATGGCTATCCTTTGACCAATCCGTTCGAAGCGACCATCGCCACCACGCCACCGGACCTGCGGCCGGATTTGCCGTCCGTCGACGACATCAACCAATCCGACTACGACCTGACCATGCGTCCGGAGCGTGCATTCAGCCTGCCCGACAATTTTTGGTCAGTGAAAAAGCTGACCTACCGCATCGCCAAGCAGGACCGGGCAGCGCCGCTGATTTTCCTGATCGCCGGCACTGGCGCGCGCTTTGACAGCAGCATCAACGAATACCTGAAAAAACTCTATTACAAGGCTGGCTACCATGTCGTTCAGCTGTCGTCGCCCACCAGCTTCGACTTCATCAGTGCCGCCTCGCGTTTCGCCACCCCCGGCATCACCCAGGAAGACGCCGAAGACATGTACCGCGTGATGCAGGCTGTGCGTGCGCAAAACCCCACCCTGCCGGTCACCGACTTCTACCTCACCGGTTATAGCCTGGGTGCGCTGGACGCGGCCTTCGTCAGCAAGCTGGACGAAACCCGACGCAGCTTCAACTTCAAGAAAGTGTTGCTGCTCAACCCGCCGGTCAATCTCTACACCTCGATCACCAACCTCGACAAGCTGGTGCAGACCGAGGTCAAGGGCATCAACAACAGCACCACGTTCTACGAGCTGGTACTGAACAAGCTGACCCGCTACTTCCAGGAAAAAGGTCACATCGACCTCAATGACGCGCTGCTCTACGACTTCCAGAGTTCCAAGCAGCACCTGAGCAACGAGCAAATGGCGATGCTGATCGGCACCTCGTTCCGCTTTTCGGCAGCCGACATTGCCTTCACCTCGGACCTGATCAACCGCCGCGGCCTGATCATCCCGCCGAAATACCCGATCACCGAAGGCACCAGCCTCACGCCGTTCCTCAAGCGTGCACTGCAATGCGACTTCGACTGCTACCTCACCGAACAAGTGATCCCGATGTGGCGCGCCCGCACCGACGGCGGCAGCCTGTTGCAACTGATCGACCAGGTCAGCCTGTACGCCCTCAAGGATTACCTCCACGACAGCCCGAAAATTGCCGTCATGCACAACGCCGACGATGTGATCCTCGGCCCCGGCGACTTGGGCTTCCTGCGTAAAACTTTCGGCGATCGCTTGACCGTCTACCCGTTTGGCGGCCACTGCGGCAACCTTAATTACCGCGTCAACGCCGACGCCATGCTGGAGTTCTTCCGTGGCTAA